The DNA window TCGGGGGCCTCGGCGTCGGCCAGGACGTGACGCTGGCCCGGGCGGGGGACGCGCAAGGTCTGGCCGATGTCGAGGTCCACGAGGGGTAATTCCCGCTCGCGGGTCTCTTGATCACGAAAAGTGAACGGGCAGTCGAAGGGGACGCAAAGTTCACGGGGTCGCTCGCCAGGCCGTCGGTCGGTGTCAGCCCCTGGAGGGGCGGGAGAGCGCTCCGGTCGGCGCGCAGGTCAGCCGGGGAAGGCGCGGCAAGCGGCGTCGTACTCGGCCCAGAAGCCGCCCCTGAAGGGCTGCGCGCCGGTCTCGGGGGGAGGCGCGTCGCCGGCGTAGCGGAGGTAGTCGCGGAGCAAGGGGCGGAAGTAGGGATGGGCGCAGGACTCGATGATGTCCTCGGCGCGGCGGTAGGGGCTGCGTATCTCGGTGTTCCGGGCGTAGCCCTGCTCGGTCACGATGCACTTGATGTCGTGCTCGGTGTGGTCGACGTGGCGGACCATGGGGAGGATGGTGCTGACGGTGCGGCCGTCCCGGAGCTTCCGGACCGAGGGGGTGTGCAGGAGGCTGAGGTAGGCGTTGCGCAGGAAGTCGCCGCTGCCGCCGAGGCCGTTGACGACGCGGCCGCCGTCGAGGTGCGTGGAGTTGGCGTGGCCGTAGATGTCCACCTCGATGGGGGTGTTCATGGCGATGACGAAGAGGCGGGTGATCAGCTCGGCGGAGTTCGAGAGCCACATGGGGCGGAGCACGAGGCGCTCGCGGGTGCGCTGGAAGAGGCGCGCGAGATCTTTCTGGCCGGCGGTGGAGAGGGAGATGGCGGTGGAGGAGGCACACTCGAATTTCGCGTCGTCCTCCATGAAACGCATCATGCCGTCCTGGAAGACCTCGGTGAAGAAGCGGAGGCGCTCGAAGGGGGAGTCGTACAGTTCGCCGATGACGGCGTTGGCGATGTTGCCGACGCCGGACTGAAGGGGGGGGATGCGCTTGCCCCAGCCGAGTTCTTCGCGGCAGCGCGCGAGGTAAGCGACGACGTGGCGCGCGATCTGGCGCTCGGCCTCGGAGGTCTCTTTGAAGTCGACGGGGTAGTCGGGGACGTTGGACTCGACGACGGCGACCACCTTCGAGCGGTCGATGGGGATGTAGGGGGTGCCGACGCGATCACCGACGTTGGTGATGGGGACGGGCCAGCCGACGTGGGGTGGGACGGGGGGGAGGACGATGTCGTGGAAGCCGGTGTAGTCGGGGGCGCTGGTGTTCACCTCGAGGACGATGCGCTGGGCCTTGGCGAGGCCCTCGGCGGAGACGCCGACGGAAGAGGTGAGGACGACGCTGCCGTCGGGTCGGATGCGCGAGACCTCGACGACGGCGACGTCGACGCCGCCATAGAGGCCGACCATGAGGTTGCGCGCGAACTGCGAGAGGTGGATGTCGGCATAGTCCATCTTGCGCTCGTGGATGAGCTTCCGCGAGGCGCGCGAGGACATGTAGGGGCCGCGTTTGCGAAGAAAGGGAGCGAGGGGGGCTTCGACCTCTTCGGAGAGAGAGGCGCCGCTCAGGAGGGAGAGGTCGGCGCCGCGTCCTTCTGCAGCGAGGCGCGCGGCGAGCGCAGGCAGGAAGCGTTTGGGTTCGCCGGCCTTGGTGAACCCGCTGATGACGAGCGTGTTGCCCGGCTCGACGAAGCGCACGGCCTCCTCGACCGGCATGGCTTTGGCGAACAGCTCGGGACACTCGACACGATCGGCCAGGGATGACATGGGCGCGAGTATGGCACGGTTCGCCGTGTCGACTGCGTGAGGCGCAGGAGAGGCGAGCGAGCGTCAGAGGCGAGGGGTGTCAGGGGACGGCGAGGCGCAGGACGGCAGGGGAGCGCACGAGATGGGCGTGCACGGCCTCGGCAGCACGGCGTCCTTCGGCGATGGCCCACACGACGAGCGAGGCGCCGCGTGAGGCGTCGCCTGCGACGAAGACGCCGGGGACGCTGGTCGCGCCGTCGCGGGAGACGACATTGCCGCGCGGGTCGAGGGCGACGCCGAGGGTGTCGAGCAAGGGGGAGCGCTCGGGGCCGATGAAGCCCATCGCGAGGAGGACGAGCTCGCAGGGGATCTCGAAGGCGCTGCCGGGGATCTCCTCGATGCGGCCGCCTTCGAGGCGGATGCGCACGGCCTCGAGGGCGCGGACGTGGCCGTGGTCGTCGCCGAGGAGGCGCTTGGTGAGGACGGCGAAATCCCGCTCGCCGCCCTCTTCGTGCGAGGAGGAGGTGCGGAGGACGAGCGGCCACTCGGGCCAGGGGTTGTGAGGGAGCCGCTCGACGGGGGGACGGGGCATCAGCTCGATCTGGGTGACCTGCGCTGCGCCCTGGCGGTGGGAGGTGCCGAGGCAGTCGGCGCCGGTGTCGCCGCCCCCGAGGATGACGACGCGCTTGCCGGTCGCGACGATGGCACCGGTGTCGGGGAGGTCGTCGCCGGCGACACGGCGGTTCTGCTGGGTGAGGAACGCCATGGCGCGGTGGACGCCGCCGAGTTCGCGGCCCGGGACGGGGAGTTCACGGGGCTGGAGGGCGCCGATGCAGAGGACTGCGGCGTCGAAGTCGCGCTGGAGGGCGTCGGCAGGGAGGTCGGTGCCGACGTCCACGCCCGTGCGGAAGACGACGCCTTCGCGCCGGAGCTGGTCGGTGCGGCGATCGAGGAGATTCTTCTCCAGCTTGAAGTCGGGGATGCCGTAGCGGAGGAGGCCGCCGATGCGGTCGTCGCGCTCGAAGACGGTGACGTCGTAGCCCTTGCGCGCGAGCTGCTGGGCGGCGGCGAGGCCGGCGGGGCCGGAGCCGACGACGGCGACGCGGCGGCCGAGGCGCGCTGGCGCTGGCCGGGCGGCGAGGGGCAGCTCGGGGTCGAGGCGGGCAGCGATGGAGCGCTCGACCTCTTTGATGGTGACCGGGATGCCTTGCAGGTTGAGCACGCAGGAGGCCTCGCACGGGGCGGGGCAGACGCGGCCGGTGACCTCGGGGAAGTTGTTCGTGGCCTCCAGGGCGTGCACGGCGTC is part of the Chondromyces crocatus genome and encodes:
- a CDS encoding glutamate synthase subunit beta — protein: MGDPHGFLKIQRAKTALRPVDERLLDYRELDPLPDEASLRDQASRCMDCGVPFCHRGCPLGNLIPEWNDHVTRARWDDAVHALEATNNFPEVTGRVCPAPCEASCVLNLQGIPVTIKEVERSIAARLDPELPLAARPAPARLGRRVAVVGSGPAGLAAAQQLARKGYDVTVFERDDRIGGLLRYGIPDFKLEKNLLDRRTDQLRREGVVFRTGVDVGTDLPADALQRDFDAAVLCIGALQPRELPVPGRELGGVHRAMAFLTQQNRRVAGDDLPDTGAIVATGKRVVILGGGDTGADCLGTSHRQGAAQVTQIELMPRPPVERLPHNPWPEWPLVLRTSSSHEEGGERDFAVLTKRLLGDDHGHVRALEAVRIRLEGGRIEEIPGSAFEIPCELVLLAMGFIGPERSPLLDTLGVALDPRGNVVSRDGATSVPGVFVAGDASRGASLVVWAIAEGRRAAEAVHAHLVRSPAVLRLAVP
- a CDS encoding acetyl-CoA hydrolase/transferase C-terminal domain-containing protein; translated protein: MSSLADRVECPELFAKAMPVEEAVRFVEPGNTLVISGFTKAGEPKRFLPALAARLAAEGRGADLSLLSGASLSEEVEAPLAPFLRKRGPYMSSRASRKLIHERKMDYADIHLSQFARNLMVGLYGGVDVAVVEVSRIRPDGSVVLTSSVGVSAEGLAKAQRIVLEVNTSAPDYTGFHDIVLPPVPPHVGWPVPITNVGDRVGTPYIPIDRSKVVAVVESNVPDYPVDFKETSEAERQIARHVVAYLARCREELGWGKRIPPLQSGVGNIANAVIGELYDSPFERLRFFTEVFQDGMMRFMEDDAKFECASSTAISLSTAGQKDLARLFQRTRERLVLRPMWLSNSAELITRLFVIAMNTPIEVDIYGHANSTHLDGGRVVNGLGGSGDFLRNAYLSLLHTPSVRKLRDGRTVSTILPMVRHVDHTEHDIKCIVTEQGYARNTEIRSPYRRAEDIIESCAHPYFRPLLRDYLRYAGDAPPPETGAQPFRGGFWAEYDAACRAFPG